One Baekduia alba genomic window, GTCCAGAAGGCGCTCGACGAGCAGGGCGTCGACTACGAGGTCGTCAAGCACGGCTTCGGGCACAAGCGGCCGCGCGTCCGCGACCTCAGCGGCCAGGAGAAGCTACCGGTGCTCGAGCTCCAGAACGGTGAGGTCTACCGCGAGGAGTCGGCGCAGATGGCGGCGCGCGTGCGCGCCGGCGGCCTCGGCTCGCCGTAGCCGCGACCTAGCCGCAGAACGGGCGCGACCAGCCGCCCGGCCAGGTGACGCCGACCCGCGTGGTCGGCGCCGTCGGATCGGGCGCGAGCGTGAGGCGGTAGTCGGCGGCGCCGCCGCACTCGTCGCCGTCCTCGTCGGTCGAGTCGATCTGGACCGTGCGGCCCAGATCGGTCGGGGTCTGCGCCGTCCACGCCCCGACGACCGTCAGGTGGCTGCGGGCGACGGGCGGGGTCGGCAGCGTCCCGATCGCGGTCGGCGCGTCCTCCGGGTCCTGCAGCGCGAAGACCACGGCGCCGTCCTTGGTGACCCAGGCGGCGGTCGCGTCCCACGCGAAGATCCGCTGGATCCGCGCCTCGGCCGCGCCGAGCGCGCGCGTCCCGAGCAGCCAGCGCCTGCCGTCCTCGGTCGAGCCGGCGTAGATCCGGTCGCCGACGACGTGCCCGTCGCGGGTCAACGGCACCGACCAGGCCGCGTGCGTCGCCGTCCAGGCGAGCTTGCCGCCGGTCTTCCACGGCCCGAGCCGCACGACGCGCTTGTGCGCGTAGACCGTCGTGCACGAGTACAGCGAGCCGTTGGTGTGCCAGGCGCGCCCGTAGGAGTCGTGGTAGAGCGTCAGCGGCTTGGCCGGGCACTTGGGCGCCGCCTTGGCCTGCGCGACACCGCCGGAGAGGGCCAGCAGCGCGACGACGGTGGCGAAGGCGAGGGCGAGACGGCGGGGGTCCATGCCGTCGAGAACGGCCCAGGGCCCCGGACGTTACGCGCGCGCCTGCGCCGGCCCGCGGCGGTACAGCACGTACAACAACGCGCAGAGCAGCGCCGCCGCGCCCGCGTAGCCGACCTCGGCCCGCGACAGCTCGTTGCTGACGACCGGCACGAGCATCCACACCACGAACAGCACCGCGGCGACCAGCCAGGCCGCGGCGGCCTGGTGGGCGCGGCCGCGCGCCAGCGCCGCCTGGTTGAAGGTCCCGGCGGTCAGGTGCAGGCCCATGCCGACCGCGATCACGGCAAGGCCGACGCGCGTGTAGCCCTCCTTGTCGAAGGCGATGTGCATCGCCCACGGCCCGATCAGCAGCAGCCCCACGGCGCACAGGCCCGCGAAGGCCGCGATCGCCAGGATCGTCTGCCGGATCGCGCGAGCGAAGGCCTCGCGGCCCTCGGTCGCCTCCAGCCCGGCGAGGTGCGGCAGCAGCGACGTCTGGACGGCCTGGAAGAGCTGCAGCGGCGCGCGCGCGACCATCAGCGCGCTGAACACGATGCCCGCCGTGACCGAGTCGGTGACGAGCAGCACCGCGGCGTTCAGCAGCGTCTGCTCGGCCAGCTGGATCAGCGCGACGGATCCGGCGAAGCCGGCGCTCTCGCGCAGCTCGCCGCGATCGCGCTCGACGCCGGTGGCCGCGGCCGACGCCGCCTCGTGGCGGCCTAGCGCCCACGGGATCACCAGCAGCGACGCCAGCGGCGCCGCGACGATGCCCAGCGCGACCGCGGTCTCGCCCGACGCGAGCCCCACGGCCACCGCGACCGGGAAGCAGAAGCGCGAGAGCGACTCGAACAGCACGAGCCCGCCGTACAGGCCGAACCACTGATGCCCCGCGAAGTAGCCGCGCGCGAAGTACGACGCCGCGTAGGCCATGGCCGCGCCGATCAGGATCCAGTACAGCGACGCGTGGCCGTCGAACAGCCCGTCCTGGATCGGCCCGCGCAGCGCCAGGGCCACGACCAGGAAGCCGAGCGCGAACGACGCCTGGATCGTCGCCGGCACCCGCAGCGGGTGGCCGGCGTTGATCCCGCGCGCGCGGCGGTCGGCGATCGTCCGGGAGAGCAGCTGCTCGACCGGCCGGTAGATCACCGACATGATCACGAACAGCAACGACCACAACAACGACACGCGGCCGTAGTCGGCGCCGTCCAGCACATGCCCGGCGACGCCGAAGTACGCGAACGTGAACAGCCCGGTCGCGGCGATCCCGATCGACAGGATCCGCGCGCCCGAGCCGTAGGACCGCTCGCCGCCCGTCGCACCCGCGTCGCCGTCGGCCGACGCGGGGATCAGGTCTTCCGATGCCCAGTCGCTAGTGGTCAACGCGGACGAGGAGCATCGTCCACGGGAACGGGGAGCGCGCCTCGACGACGGTCCCGTAGCGGCCGAGCAGTTGGGTGAAGCTGCGCTTGGACCAGTGGTTCAGGTGGCCCGGCGTGTTGCCCAGGTCCTTCAGGTACGCGCCACGGGCCATGTTCAGCCCGCGCCACAGCGGCTCGCGCGGCACGGAGACCAGCAGGTACTTGGACGCGATCCGCGCCATCTCGGAGACCGTGTGCTCCGGGTCCGGCACGTGCTCGAGGACCTCGATCGCCGTGGCGACCTCGAACTCGCCGTCGGCGAACGGCAGGTTCTCGGCCTTCATCACGACGTATTGGAGGCACGGGTGCTGCCGGCCCTTCCAGGCCTCGTGCAGCTGCGGGTCGTCGAGGTCGAGGCCGACGATGCGCTGCATGCCGGGCGTCTGGGCCCACTGGTGCGTCAGCACGCCCTCGCCGCAGCCGACGTCCAGCAGCGTCGTCGGCGTGGCCTTGGTGAACAGCTCCTCGAGCGTGCGCTCGAAGCCCGCCTGCAGGCGCCGCGCCACCGGGTTGGTGGTGCCGTACTTGTCGTAGGTGTTGCCGGTGACCGTGCCTTCTTGGTCCACGGTGACGGTCGGAGGGGTCATAGCTTGAGGGCCTCTCGTTCCTCGGTGCGGCCGGCCTGGGCGCCGGTGGTGGCCTGCTGGCCGGTAGGCCGCGCGCCGGGCTCGTAATGGGACGGGGGGACGCCGAGCTGGAGCTCGATGCGCCGGACGCGCTCGAAGATCCGCTGGGACATGATGCGCTGGCCGTACAGGAGGTCGCCGATGATGCCCAGCACGCCGACCACGACGGACGCGTTGAAGAGCACGGCGCCGAAGATCAGCGACTGCACGTGGCCGGCGCCCTCGCCGTCGGCGTAGGCGATGACGAACCGGATGAACGGGATCAGCGCGAGGATGAACAGCGCGAACGAGAGCGTGGAGAAGACCTTCAGCGGCTCGTACTGCGTGTAGATGCGCGTGATCGCCACGGCGTTGCGCCGGACGTAGGAGCTCATCGACGGGAACAGCCGCGACTCGCGCGTCTTCGGGTTGGTCCCGATCGCCACGTGGTCGGTCGCGACCAGCAGCTTGCCCGCCTGGATGATCGTCTCGAGCGTGTAGGTGTACTTCGAGACGACCGCCATCTGGATCGCGGCCTCGCGGTTGTAGGCGCGGAAGCCGGACGTCGTGTCGGGCACGTCGGTGTTCGACGCCTGACGCACGACCCACGAGCCGAGGTTCTGCAGCCGCTTCTTCAGCGGCGAGAAGTGCTCGATCGTGTCGGTCTCGCGGTCGCCGACGACCATGTCGGCGCGGCCTTCGACGATCGGCAGCACCAGCTTGGGGATGTCGCTGCCCATGTACTGGTTGTCGGCGTCGGTGTTGACGATGACGTCGGCGCCGAGCTTGAGGCACGCGTCCAGGCCCGCCTGGAAGCCGGCCGCCAGGCCCTTGTTGTTCGTCAGCTTGACGATGTGGTCGACGCCGTTGTCGCGCGCCACCTCGATCGTCCGGTCGGTCGAGCCGTCATCGATCACCAGCCATTCGACCGTCTCGAAGCCGGGGACCTCACGGGGGAGGTCTGCCAGCGTGCCGGGCAGCGTCTCCTCCTCGTTGAGGCAGGGGATCTGGATGATGAGCTTC contains:
- a CDS encoding glutathione S-transferase N-terminal domain-containing protein, which encodes MAKVKLHRCSWTFVKLDGHPCHKVQKALDEQGVDYEVVKHGFGHKRPRVRDLSGQEKLPVLELQNGEVYREESAQMAARVRAGGLGSP
- a CDS encoding lipopolysaccharide biosynthesis protein; the protein is MTTSDWASEDLIPASADGDAGATGGERSYGSGARILSIGIAATGLFTFAYFGVAGHVLDGADYGRVSLLWSLLFVIMSVIYRPVEQLLSRTIADRRARGINAGHPLRVPATIQASFALGFLVVALALRGPIQDGLFDGHASLYWILIGAAMAYAASYFARGYFAGHQWFGLYGGLVLFESLSRFCFPVAVAVGLASGETAVALGIVAAPLASLLVIPWALGRHEAASAAATGVERDRGELRESAGFAGSVALIQLAEQTLLNAAVLLVTDSVTAGIVFSALMVARAPLQLFQAVQTSLLPHLAGLEATEGREAFARAIRQTILAIAAFAGLCAVGLLLIGPWAMHIAFDKEGYTRVGLAVIAVGMGLHLTAGTFNQAALARGRAHQAAAAWLVAAVLFVVWMLVPVVSNELSRAEVGYAGAAALLCALLYVLYRRGPAQARA
- a CDS encoding class I SAM-dependent methyltransferase, with amino-acid sequence MTPPTVTVDQEGTVTGNTYDKYGTTNPVARRLQAGFERTLEELFTKATPTTLLDVGCGEGVLTHQWAQTPGMQRIVGLDLDDPQLHEAWKGRQHPCLQYVVMKAENLPFADGEFEVATAIEVLEHVPDPEHTVSEMARIASKYLLVSVPREPLWRGLNMARGAYLKDLGNTPGHLNHWSKRSFTQLLGRYGTVVEARSPFPWTMLLVRVDH
- a CDS encoding glycosyltransferase family 2 protein encodes the protein MKLIIQIPCLNEEETLPGTLADLPREVPGFETVEWLVIDDGSTDRTIEVARDNGVDHIVKLTNNKGLAAGFQAGLDACLKLGADVIVNTDADNQYMGSDIPKLVLPIVEGRADMVVGDRETDTIEHFSPLKKRLQNLGSWVVRQASNTDVPDTTSGFRAYNREAAIQMAVVSKYTYTLETIIQAGKLLVATDHVAIGTNPKTRESRLFPSMSSYVRRNAVAITRIYTQYEPLKVFSTLSFALFILALIPFIRFVIAYADGEGAGHVQSLIFGAVLFNASVVVGVLGIIGDLLYGQRIMSQRIFERVRRIELQLGVPPSHYEPGARPTGQQATTGAQAGRTEEREALKL